A window of Corallococcus macrosporus DSM 14697 contains these coding sequences:
- a CDS encoding GMC family oxidoreductase, whose amino-acid sequence MSLPEVDVCIIGSGAGGAPMALELGRAGFKVVLLEKGPHYQPKDFIHDEILNSRRNFFMPVPWEEPHLVRQGAAGRYEKTSAAWTANCVGGGTVHMSGFFYRLKPVDFRLRSTLGAIPGSTVADWPISYEELAPFYDKAEAELGVSGESVPHPFAEPRKGPYPLPPLDVHPVAKEIDKACGAMGWHSLPTARGILSKPYRGRAPCSYCALCGSYGCETGAKSGTNASLIPAAVATGNVDLRPGCMARTVEVDKQGRARSVVYLDADGVTREQPAKVVVVSCTAVESARLLLNSTSSRFPRGLANGNGLVGRNLTFSSFGESHATFRLSRQAAARPWLKDPSPFVNRSLQDFYLMPDARFGFRKGGTLGFMWAHPNPIHAAVGLAGKGPTALFGKALKDKMREYRDSRILQFEVYAEFLPTAGTYVSVEGGVKDRYGIPVAAITVDRHPMDLAATRFLVERGEEVLLRLDPDDVRRGTTTGETSILQHGTCRFGNDAATSVLDRHCRAHEVPNLYVVDGSFMPTGGSVPSTLTISANSFRVADHLVRKLKGGR is encoded by the coding sequence GTGAGCCTGCCCGAGGTGGACGTCTGCATCATCGGCAGCGGCGCGGGCGGCGCGCCCATGGCGTTGGAGCTGGGCCGCGCGGGCTTCAAGGTGGTGCTGCTGGAGAAGGGTCCGCACTACCAGCCCAAGGACTTCATCCACGACGAAATCCTGAACAGCCGCCGGAACTTCTTCATGCCGGTGCCGTGGGAGGAGCCGCACCTGGTGCGCCAGGGCGCGGCGGGCCGCTACGAGAAGACGAGCGCGGCGTGGACGGCCAACTGCGTGGGTGGAGGCACCGTCCACATGAGCGGCTTCTTCTACCGGCTCAAGCCGGTGGACTTCCGGCTGCGCTCCACGCTGGGCGCCATCCCCGGCAGCACCGTGGCGGACTGGCCCATCTCCTACGAGGAGCTGGCGCCCTTCTACGACAAGGCCGAGGCGGAGCTGGGCGTGTCCGGCGAGTCCGTCCCCCACCCCTTCGCCGAGCCGCGCAAGGGCCCCTACCCGCTGCCGCCGCTGGACGTGCACCCGGTGGCGAAGGAAATCGACAAGGCGTGCGGCGCCATGGGCTGGCACTCCCTGCCCACCGCGCGCGGCATCCTCAGCAAGCCCTACCGGGGCCGCGCGCCGTGCTCGTATTGCGCGCTGTGTGGCAGCTACGGCTGTGAAACCGGCGCGAAGAGCGGCACCAACGCCAGCCTCATCCCCGCCGCCGTGGCCACCGGCAACGTGGACCTGCGCCCCGGCTGCATGGCGCGCACGGTGGAGGTGGACAAGCAGGGCCGCGCGCGGAGCGTCGTCTACCTCGACGCGGACGGCGTGACGCGCGAGCAGCCCGCGAAAGTCGTCGTCGTATCCTGCACCGCCGTGGAGAGCGCGCGCCTGCTGCTCAACTCCACCTCCAGCCGATTCCCCAGGGGCCTGGCCAACGGCAACGGGCTGGTGGGGCGCAACCTCACCTTCAGCTCGTTCGGCGAGTCCCACGCCACCTTCCGGCTGTCCAGGCAGGCCGCCGCGCGGCCGTGGCTGAAGGACCCGTCGCCCTTCGTGAACCGCAGCCTCCAGGACTTCTACCTGATGCCGGACGCCCGGTTCGGCTTCCGCAAGGGCGGCACGTTGGGCTTCATGTGGGCGCACCCCAATCCCATCCACGCGGCGGTGGGGCTCGCGGGCAAGGGCCCGACGGCCCTCTTCGGCAAGGCGCTGAAGGACAAGATGCGGGAGTACCGCGACTCGCGCATCCTCCAGTTCGAGGTCTACGCCGAGTTCCTCCCGACGGCGGGCACCTACGTCAGCGTGGAGGGCGGCGTGAAGGACCGCTACGGCATCCCCGTGGCGGCCATCACCGTGGACCGGCACCCCATGGACCTGGCGGCCACGCGCTTCCTGGTGGAGCGCGGAGAAGAAGTCCTCCTGCGGCTGGACCCGGACGACGTCCGCCGCGGCACCACCACCGGGGAGACGTCCATCCTCCAGCACGGCACCTGCCGCTTCGGAAACGACGCGGCCACGTCCGTGCTGGACCGCCACTGCCGCGCCCACGAGGTGCCCAACCTCTACGTGGTGGACGGCAGCTTCATGCCCACCGGCGGCAGCGTGCCGTCCACGCTCACCATCAGCGCCAACAGCTTCCGCGTGGCGGACCACCTGGTGCGCAAGCTGAAGGGCGGACGCTAG
- a CDS encoding vWA domain-containing protein has product MSRAVRVLAGALVSVVLVMACTDSYLYDPRRDTDVPVDRAVALDGRFCTVGSNEVVRPIKLVVAMDASQSMRVSDPDGARATALVELIQNLPRDPEVSLAVMLFAGSTTAFLTQQPGNPPQDGFVQVSSMDDAALRRLTEQLLTFRNPDTSPNRDSTDFVKPLSDIYSLINTDIARSRLDPGGPQALAQARYSVIFLSDGKPTNDQDDELLRGDAVVRIRQLRDLVEEVRVNTVHVFNPTQPVSSVCDLTGDGGCPMLIINQNADRLEQMATLGGGNFRDFRNNEPINFLDFTFGQVRRAFIMKELVAFNFSAPPGSPVDEADSDGDGLTDARELELGTDPHKVDTDGDGFSDGVEVYFRDRGVDFNPTQEALPDGGGLDRGCPPALRGVDSDCDGLLDCDEQFVGTNATLADSDRDGVPDGVEWLGGTQGASNDLDEDPDNDGLTNRMELRMHTRPLEVDTADLSVNGYRYAFEADGPPDDLGRQCYRFRVENVLLAPTSASTDDAGVVQRGAGFNDIAMSVAMVPGDDPTARTLIRTFRVNDVRYPVGGIKSPADGVIRVEPEQFVDGCPGRPDDVPPTP; this is encoded by the coding sequence GTGAGCCGCGCCGTGAGAGTGCTGGCGGGCGCGCTGGTGTCCGTGGTGCTGGTGATGGCGTGTACGGATTCCTATCTGTACGACCCTCGCCGGGACACGGACGTGCCGGTGGACCGGGCGGTGGCCCTGGACGGCCGCTTCTGCACCGTGGGCAGCAACGAGGTGGTGCGGCCCATCAAGCTGGTGGTCGCCATGGACGCCTCGCAGTCCATGCGGGTGAGCGACCCGGACGGCGCGCGCGCCACCGCGCTGGTGGAGCTCATCCAGAACCTGCCCAGGGACCCCGAGGTGTCCCTGGCGGTGATGCTCTTCGCGGGCAGCACCACCGCCTTCCTCACGCAGCAGCCGGGCAACCCGCCCCAGGACGGCTTCGTGCAGGTGTCCTCCATGGATGACGCCGCGCTGCGGCGCCTGACGGAGCAACTGCTCACCTTCCGCAACCCCGACACCTCGCCGAACCGCGACTCGACGGACTTCGTCAAGCCGCTGTCGGACATCTACTCGCTCATCAACACGGACATCGCGCGCAGCCGCCTGGACCCGGGCGGCCCGCAGGCGCTGGCGCAGGCGCGCTACTCCGTCATCTTCCTGTCGGACGGCAAGCCCACCAACGACCAGGACGACGAGCTGCTCCGCGGCGACGCGGTGGTGCGCATCCGCCAGTTGCGCGATTTGGTGGAGGAGGTGCGCGTCAACACCGTGCACGTCTTCAACCCCACGCAGCCGGTGTCCTCGGTGTGTGACCTGACGGGGGACGGGGGCTGCCCCATGCTCATCATCAACCAGAACGCGGACCGGCTGGAGCAGATGGCCACGCTGGGCGGCGGCAACTTCCGCGACTTCCGCAACAACGAGCCCATCAACTTCCTGGACTTCACCTTCGGCCAGGTGCGCCGCGCGTTCATCATGAAGGAGCTGGTGGCCTTCAACTTCTCCGCGCCGCCGGGCAGCCCCGTGGACGAGGCGGACTCGGACGGGGACGGCCTGACGGACGCGCGCGAGCTGGAGCTGGGCACGGACCCGCATAAGGTGGACACGGACGGGGACGGCTTCAGCGACGGCGTGGAGGTGTACTTCCGCGACCGGGGCGTGGACTTCAACCCCACGCAGGAGGCCCTGCCGGACGGCGGCGGGCTGGACCGCGGCTGCCCGCCGGCGCTGCGCGGCGTGGACTCGGATTGTGACGGCCTCCTGGACTGCGACGAGCAGTTCGTGGGCACCAACGCGACGCTGGCGGACAGCGACCGGGACGGCGTGCCGGACGGCGTGGAGTGGCTGGGCGGCACGCAGGGCGCCAGCAATGACTTGGACGAGGACCCGGACAACGACGGGCTGACGAACCGCATGGAGCTGAGGATGCACACCCGGCCGCTGGAGGTGGACACCGCGGACCTGTCGGTGAATGGCTACCGCTACGCCTTCGAGGCGGACGGCCCGCCGGACGACCTGGGCCGCCAGTGCTACCGCTTCCGCGTGGAGAACGTCCTGCTGGCCCCCACGAGCGCGTCCACGGATGACGCGGGCGTGGTGCAGCGCGGGGCGGGCTTCAATGACATCGCCATGTCCGTGGCCATGGTGCCCGGAGACGACCCCACCGCCCGGACCCTCATCCGCACCTTCCGCGTGAATGACGTGCGCTACCCCGTGGGCGGCATCAAGTCGCCCGCCGACGGCGTCATCCGCGTGGAGCCCGAGCAGTTCGTCGACGGCTGCCCCGGCCGCCCCGACGACGTGCCCCCGACGCCTTGA
- a CDS encoding gluconate 2-dehydrogenase subunit 3 family protein, whose product MTRARSNRGRLSRRSLIQRLTFLGGGVVLLGPACKRSSEPKEKAPPADTGPLAAKQDGQGPRTFSSFEYAVVAAATERILPRDEDPGAVDANVPVYIDRILQTPELEPVKDDFLSGVAALERRAQRMHQKGFAALTAEQQDELLTLFKDSPPRSGEAHFFELLTVMTLEGFLGDPSYGGNQGKVGWRLMGFDTVGTLASAPPEDYDGPKCLRECGVHR is encoded by the coding sequence ATGACACGTGCGCGTTCCAACCGGGGGCGCCTGTCCCGGCGCTCCCTCATCCAGCGGCTGACCTTCCTGGGCGGAGGCGTGGTGCTGCTCGGCCCCGCCTGCAAGCGCTCCTCCGAACCGAAAGAGAAGGCGCCCCCCGCGGACACCGGCCCGCTGGCGGCGAAGCAGGACGGCCAGGGCCCGCGCACCTTCTCCTCCTTCGAGTACGCGGTGGTGGCCGCCGCCACCGAGCGCATCCTCCCCCGCGATGAGGACCCGGGCGCCGTGGACGCGAACGTCCCCGTCTACATCGACCGCATCCTCCAGACACCCGAGCTGGAGCCCGTGAAGGACGACTTCCTCTCCGGCGTGGCGGCCCTGGAGCGCCGCGCCCAGCGCATGCACCAGAAGGGCTTCGCCGCCCTCACGGCCGAGCAGCAGGACGAGCTGCTCACCCTCTTCAAGGACAGCCCGCCCCGCAGCGGCGAGGCGCACTTCTTCGAGCTGCTGACGGTGATGACGCTGGAGGGCTTCCTCGGGGACCCGTCCTACGGCGGCAACCAGGGCAAGGTGGGCTGGCGGCTGATGGGCTTCGACACCGTGGGCACCCTCGCCTCCGCGCCCCCCGAAGACTACGACGGGCCCAAGTGCCTGCGTGAATGCGGGGTCCACCGGTGA
- a CDS encoding DUF3332 domain-containing protein, whose translation MKRPSPWLAMLFAGFMSMHATGCFGQFQLTQKIWNFNKNISGNKFVQWLMFLVLTIIPVYGLGAFIDAIVINSIEFWTGSNPVASVDGAPETTRIVKLSPTDTLRLSRDVETGVMRMELEREGQETMVRYFEPLEDGMVVRDDAGAMLIQAQEATDGAVAVTDAAGTTLTVHARDALAVARRVYEEGGAQALAQHTVAQASMSQGLAANTCVAR comes from the coding sequence ATGAAGCGTCCGTCCCCCTGGCTCGCCATGCTGTTCGCCGGTTTCATGTCCATGCACGCCACCGGCTGCTTCGGTCAGTTCCAGCTCACGCAGAAGATCTGGAACTTCAACAAGAACATCTCCGGCAACAAGTTCGTGCAGTGGCTGATGTTCCTCGTGCTCACCATCATCCCCGTCTACGGGCTGGGCGCGTTCATCGACGCCATCGTCATCAACAGCATCGAGTTCTGGACGGGCAGCAACCCCGTCGCCAGCGTGGACGGCGCGCCGGAGACGACCCGCATCGTCAAGCTGAGCCCCACGGACACGCTGCGCCTGTCGCGTGACGTGGAGACGGGCGTGATGCGCATGGAGCTGGAGCGCGAGGGCCAGGAGACGATGGTCCGCTACTTCGAGCCGCTCGAGGACGGCATGGTGGTCCGCGACGACGCCGGCGCCATGCTCATCCAGGCCCAGGAGGCGACGGACGGCGCGGTGGCGGTGACGGACGCCGCCGGCACCACGCTGACGGTCCACGCCCGTGACGCGCTGGCCGTGGCCCGCCGCGTGTACGAAGAGGGTGGCGCGCAGGCGCTCGCGCAGCACACCGTGGCCCAGGCCTCCATGTCCCAGGGCCTGGCCGCCAACACCTGCGTGGCCCGGTAA
- a CDS encoding sigma 54-interacting transcriptional regulator has product MPVLPPAPIPSHTVIGARTQGERLSAQLFHLVLLDTERAGTVFPLANDALRVGKAADNDVVIDHPTVSRNHLVVRRQGDRFLVQDLGSTNGTFLDGAQVREAFLRPGALLEVGDVRLRFSPQVSPVQVEPILEDRLGDLVGRSLPMRQIFALLQRIAPTDSTVLLVGETGSGKGAAAKATHKLSPRATGPLVVFDCASVSDSLIESELFGHEKGAFTGAVSQRIGCLERANGGTLFLDEIDDLALDLQPKLLRAIEDREFRRLGASTPISFDARIIVASKKDLWAETQAGRFREDLYFRLSVFTVSLPSLRDRKEDIPLLVDAFAGEGLWPRLPEKIREQFTGHTWPGNVRELRNALERARHMVDIPELAGDSLLREFTREAPAAAGDSLPVEFTGPFKVCKDELIRAFEREYLTRLLGRAKGNIARAAREAELDRKHLYSLLHKYGLVQSETD; this is encoded by the coding sequence ATGCCCGTCCTGCCCCCCGCCCCCATCCCCTCTCACACCGTCATCGGCGCACGGACGCAGGGAGAGCGGCTCTCCGCCCAGCTCTTCCACCTCGTTTTGCTGGACACCGAGCGCGCTGGCACCGTCTTCCCCCTGGCCAACGACGCCCTCCGCGTGGGCAAGGCCGCGGACAACGACGTGGTCATCGACCACCCCACGGTGAGCCGCAACCACCTGGTGGTGCGCCGCCAGGGGGACCGCTTCCTCGTGCAGGACCTGGGCTCCACCAACGGCACCTTCCTCGACGGCGCCCAGGTGCGCGAGGCCTTCCTCCGCCCCGGCGCCCTGCTGGAGGTCGGCGACGTGCGCCTGCGCTTCAGCCCCCAGGTGTCCCCCGTCCAGGTGGAGCCCATCCTGGAGGACCGGCTGGGGGACCTGGTGGGCCGCAGCCTGCCCATGCGGCAGATCTTCGCGCTGCTCCAGCGCATCGCGCCCACCGACTCCACCGTGCTGCTGGTGGGTGAGACGGGCTCCGGCAAGGGCGCCGCCGCCAAGGCCACGCACAAGCTCAGCCCGCGCGCCACCGGGCCGCTCGTCGTCTTCGACTGCGCCAGCGTGTCCGACTCCCTCATCGAGAGCGAGCTGTTTGGCCACGAGAAGGGCGCCTTCACCGGCGCGGTGAGCCAGCGCATCGGCTGCCTGGAGCGCGCCAACGGCGGCACCCTCTTCCTGGACGAAATCGACGACCTCGCCCTGGACCTCCAGCCCAAGCTGCTGCGCGCCATCGAAGACCGCGAGTTCCGCCGGCTCGGGGCGTCCACCCCCATCTCCTTCGACGCGCGCATCATCGTCGCCAGCAAGAAGGACCTTTGGGCGGAGACGCAGGCGGGCCGCTTCCGCGAGGACCTCTACTTCCGCCTCTCCGTGTTCACCGTCAGCCTGCCCTCGCTTCGCGACCGCAAGGAGGACATCCCCCTGCTGGTGGACGCCTTCGCGGGCGAGGGCCTGTGGCCCCGGCTGCCGGAGAAGATTCGCGAGCAGTTCACCGGGCACACCTGGCCGGGCAACGTGCGCGAGCTGCGCAACGCCCTGGAGCGCGCCCGGCACATGGTGGACATCCCGGAGCTGGCCGGGGACTCCCTGCTGCGCGAGTTCACCCGCGAGGCCCCCGCCGCCGCCGGGGACTCCCTGCCCGTGGAGTTCACCGGCCCCTTCAAGGTCTGCAAGGACGAGCTCATCCGCGCCTTCGAGCGCGAGTACCTGACCCGGCTCCTGGGCCGTGCGAAGGGCAACATCGCCCGCGCCGCCCGCGAGGCCGAGCTGGACCGCAAGCACCTGTACTCGCTGCTCCACAAATACGGGCTCGTTCAGAGCGAGACGGACTGA